From the Cryptococcus depauperatus CBS 7841 chromosome 7, complete sequence genome, the window CGAGGTTCCGCTGGCAAAGTCATCTCTCTCCACACAGGCAACTTTTAAGCCTCTACTCGCCGCGTCGAGGGCCGATCCGGAACCGGTGGCACCACCGCCAACTACCAGCAAGTCAAACACGTCGTCCTCGTCCGACTCGTCTCCGTCCAGAGCTGTACCAAGCTCGGGTCCACCTTCTTCGGTCCGGCGGATATACACGCCGCTTGTTCGCAAGTGTTGGAGCATTTGGGCGCGAGAAGGAGGAGTCCATGACGGGTCGGGACGACGTTTGGTGATAGGAGTGCTGGAATCGAGATGCAGGGGCGATGGACGAAAGTAGAGATAGGCTGAGCCTACAGCGACTGTCGAAGTGGCCGCAACGACCAAGGCTCGTCGGCCAGATGTCAAGTTTATTCTCAGCATGGGTTTCGGATGATAATATGATGAATGACAGTTCTACAACACCTTCTCTTTATATAGTCAAGAACGTGGGTTAATGGACAATGGAACAATCCTTTAcctgaaaagaaaaaaaaaataacgaaaaaaaaaagactcAGCCGGGAAAAGCTCGATTTCCGGGCCGGCACAAGGGAGACCACTTTTTGGTTACTTTGTTTGTttgcggcgatgtccgccttGTGATGAAGGGCGATAATgacttgttgaaaaggaagaagaagaaaaccaGAATTGACATTTTTCTGGATATTAAATCGCCATGTAAGCGGCAATGTCCGCCACTCCAGCGTGGATTTCGGCCAATCTGTAACTTTTGTTGGCTAGCCCTGGACTGTGGCGACCTATGCCGCTTCGTTCTATGGCAACGATGACGTATCCAGGGATGGGTTTCTCTGAGAATTTTCCAAGCGACTAAAATGTATCTAACCCGTGGAAGAATCCACGTGGCAGAGAGCTGGACCACAGCCTGGTTTGCTTAATATGCCTGGAACGGAGGTCATAATGTGGCAGCGGCCGCCAGAGTTGAGTGGCCGATTAAGGAAAATGTATCTTTGGAATATCGGTTGGTAGCGGCTGGAATGAGATATGACTGTTATATAAAGTGAAGAGCGCGAAGAAGTAATGGGAATGGGAGGTTTGCATGGAGAGGTTGGatctcttgtcttgttggCAAGCACTTGGACTGAACAGCGTCAGAGAGCCAGTTGAAATTCAGGAAGCTACAGTGTAGTTATGGATGAATGAATGTAGTCGATAGGCAATTGAGGAGTCTGGCAGGGTTGGCATAAACTGCTCAAACGACGGCCAAGAGTTTGTTCCTAAAGCAAGAGTGACAGCATTATGGGATCGCCTTACCACAAAAGTTGCCTCTCATAGACTTGTTACAAAGCATACCACTTTGCGCAATAGATGGGTGTTGAGACAGCTATCATCGCAGACGCATTCCTTCGCCTAGTTTTGGTAGGATCTTGATGGATTTATATGTGACAACTAAGCCTTTGAACTTCAAGGTGGGTGTTGTTCTGGCTCATGCCGTCTGACAAGTAGATCATGAGCCGGAGGTGCCTTGTACTAATATAACACCTGGCTGCTGGCGATAAAAGGTTTGTCTGCCAGATGCCAAGTCTGTAGCAGCACTGTCGCAACGCAATTCTCAAGGTTGGATTCCTAAAATGGGGATATGAGCATTGGCTTCTGTCCACGACGAGAGAGCTACGAAATACATCACAGTTGGTTGGATAGTCGCTTTAACTGCAATTTGGTGTAAAGGCTTTGATGTTTACATCGAGATTTCCATGCAAGAGTTGTCAGATGTAGAGCCAAACACGATGCTAGTTGCAGCAGCCATTTGATATGTGAGTCAAGAGCTGACAGAGTATGACCTACTAGGAACGAGCAGGCAAGCTAGGTTTCTTAGAGTATGACTGGTTGGCACAAAGTAGATACAGTGAGAAATGTCAGACAAGCGATACTGGTAGGTGCATATTCTCGAACGTCATAGGTTGACCTGCAGTACTACGGCTTGCGGACTGGGATCACAATTTCTTGAGAGACTTGAACGATACACCTTGATGCAATCTTCTGCCTGTTTTGgaaaatcaaagatgagatcTAATGCATGAATGCCGGTATACATGTATGATTACAAGCGTCATAACACATGACTGCTCTAAAACACAAAATCAGTGTTTTGCCATACAAATAAACCATTGCACTCAAACACACTTTTCACAGACCCTTACCACCACCCCATTGCCTACCGGCGACTTCAACCCCACTTCcttgctttcttcttttgcaaagcaacttgccttcttccttggtgACATTTGTGACTCTTACTAATTCCTTGATTTTCAAGATTCTACCCGCTGTCACCTCCCCAAAAGGACGCAAAACCGgtttatatctttttctcaagcCAAGGGTGCGGGCTGCATCGCGTACAGAGGAAGGAAGACCAATCGTAGACCGTGTGAGGGTGACGAGATGATGCGTTGGCTGGGAAGATTGTGTGGCATAGAAGCGAGCAGAGGAGAGAGTAACTTTGGGTAGCAttttattctcttttgtaaGAAGTGATTCAAAGTCATAAATATTTTGaaatgttgagaaagatatGAACAATAGTGACGTGTAATTTTGCTAAGttttttattcattttttatcttttgttgaGTCATTTGAACTTGATAAAAATAGTTATTATAGTTAATAACACTTCAACCTCAACCACATTCTGCAAAAGACAGTCTACGGAATGTCAGCTCCAGTTCAAACTGCTCGAAGTGCTGCTCGCGGTGCAGCTCGGGGTAACCTTCGTCACACCACTCAGGGGTCCAACCGAAAATATCCCATGAACAGCTTGCGACAAGGCCCTCCTCCACACCTTCTTACTCTTGCAGACATCTCTACTGATCAAATCACCTCTCTGCTGCAGTCTGCAGCCGCAATGAAATACGTCAGCAAACACTTTCATGCCAGGTCTCTCATATCACGGCTCGATCGACGAACTGTGGCCATGATCTTCAACAAACGGTCCACCAGGACTCGTGTCGCGTCTGAAGCGTCAATCGAGGCTCTAGGTGGACACCCAATGTTTTTGGGTAAGGACGACATACAGCTAGGTGTCAATGAAACTTTGGAGGATACTGCGAAGGTTGTTGGAAGCATGGTGGATGGTATCATGGCTCGAGTAGACGGGCATCATGAAATTGAGACGCTGGCCAAGAATTCCTCCGTCCCAGTCATCAACGCGCTTTCCGATTTGTATCACCCTACCCAAATACTCGCTGATCTTCTCACTCTTCTCGAAACATATGACCCACTCCCTACTCCTGAAATCAATTTTTCTGAAGGCATCCACACTTCTGTCCTTAACTACTACCGCTCTGCCTTGGATCCTGTCAAAACTTTGACTGGAAAGAAGTTGGCTTTGGTTGGTGATACGAACAACATCACCAACGAGCTTTTGGTTACTCTACCAAGGTTTGGTATGACATTTAGTGTCGCTTCTCCTGATGGCTACGACAAGGTCGATGAGCGTGTATGGTCTAAGATGTAGGTCATTGTGTCCTTATGACTCTATAGTTTTACTGATTTGAATTGAAGAACGGAAGCTCAAACTGATAAGCTTATAACCCTTACCAACTCTCCTGCAGAAGCACTCAAGGATGCAGATGTTGTCGTCACTGATACTTGGATCTCTATGGGCcaagaagctgagaaagTTGCTCGCCTTGAGGCATTCAAGGGCTATCAAATCACAAACCAGATGGTTCAAGATGCCGGCGCCAAGCAAGACTGGAAATTTATGCACTGTTTGCCCAGGAAGCAGGAGGAGGTTAACGATGAGGTATTCTATGGCGAAAGGAGTTTAGCGTTTCCCCAGGCTGAGAACAGAAAATGGACTATCATGGCTGTTTTTGAGTGAGTTTGTCCTCCATTATCCAGTTTGCGCTTGGTCGTAAAGTTGTTCACCACTGATGTTGAATTAGCGCCCTCATTGGACAGTTCAAGATGCCTTAGATGCAGAATACAATTTTAAGTATACAAAAGAACTAAATTCACGCATCATATGTGTCTGATAATAGGATATGCTACGATAGTATTATGTTACAAAAGTAAACCTATGATTCACCAGCTAGTCTACCAGTATCTCGAGATTGAGCATATCTAAAACCCAAAAATATCGTCCATAGcatccttttttcttttcttcactCTGCAATGgtctttcttcattttgtctttgcctTCATTGGTACGtattttcttccttctcagCGCAGTTTCTTGCTTGCCATCAACAAGGTCCTCCATTGTGCAGTGTGAAATGGTAGGGGATGGTTGTTCCTCAGACACTCTacttttgttcttcaacACAGCTGATTTCTGAGGCTCTAATGTTCTAACCTCTTtgacaatcttttcagtGTCTAATGTTATCTTTTCTGTCATCCCGCTCTTAGGGCCTTTTTCCGGCAAAGCTTCAATGTCTAGAATGAAGGGGACTTGATCAATCTCAGTCGACACAATCATTTCTCCTCCATTTACCGCAGCCATGGCTGTCTGATGGTTTCTTGAGGAATTTTGAGACTGAGGCATGGTTGACTTGGTTTGAGTATCATCCGGGTTGGAGTAAGTTGTCGGTGGTAAAGGCTCTTTAAGAGTTTTGATGGGCAACGCCGGCCTTTGAATTTTAACCCCTATCTCATCGCCTATATCCTCATTCATACTTTTCGGCTCTTGTATCGTTACAGTCGTAGGATCTCTTTCACTATATCGGAACTTGTTTGTTCTAACTGGTGAGCCGGCACTGACCATCAGGTGTTCAGTGTCTATATTGAGTGTTATAGCGACATTGAGTATGATCATGTAGATTCTGGCATATATGGATATGACTGATGCTTGGAGGGGAAGAAAGTGATGCAGTGCAACGATCTGAATGGATATATAATAGGCACTGTGAAGCATGCTAACCAACTAAAACATCCATATCAGACGTGATTGTGGCCGTCAAAATATTTATACTAACCTTGCGAACTAGATGCTTGCCCCTCGataccttttctttgctgaCACCCTTTTCTTGACAAATCTTGATGAAGACCAATATTGCTTTACCTATTCGTAAGACCCCCTTCATTCGTTGCAAAAACAGCTGTGTCCTATGTTGAGCTGCTGCCCGCCTGATAAAGGCTTGAAGAAGGGACAGCTCAGCGCATAAGTGTGATTGGATGGAGGcatgaagatgaaatggGAGATTAGTGTTTATAGACATTGCCACAAGTCAAAAGATAATAAATGGATATAAAAGTGAAAATTGTACCTTATCTTCCGTCGGAAGTTAGTCACCGTGTGCGGGATCAAATACAATCGTACGATTTAAGAAAATTGGCatatatctttatttttcttcatttctttGGGTTTAAAAGCAAAAACAGCTGAAAATGGCTGAAGCAGAATCAAAAATTCGTCAGAGAAAGCATGAGGGAAAGCTTGTCTCGGATAGCATTACCAATGGCAAGTCTACAGCTCTGTTAAAGGTGAATGCTATCCCGACGGAGTATGGACAGGAGATGGACAAGAAAGTTGATGAGCATGAAGAGTGGGTATACGATACTTGAATGCTTGAGAGCTAGCTAATATGATGCAGATGGGAATTTGGTGGACCTACCGGTGTGTTAGCGATGATGGTCTTGTTTCCCATCTTGATGTGTAAGTGATACAGGGTTTGAATAGAGATAGGGTACTGAAGAATGTTAAAAGATTATCTCTGGATATGTCTGTGGTTTTATGAGGGAAAGTTTATCTACCCAACCTCGGTTGGCGATATCGGACCGTTCTTTGGACGTATGTGGGACCACATTTACGAGGTTGGTCTCTTGTAATACGAGGGAGGATGAGGCTCAGCATACGATTTTGATCAGGGCG encodes:
- a CDS encoding ornithine carbamoyltransferase; the protein is MSAPVQTARSAARGAARGNLRHTTQGSNRKYPMNSLRQGPPPHLLTLADISTDQITSLLQSAAAMKYVSKHFHARSLISRLDRRTVAMIFNKRSTRTRVASEASIEALGGHPMFLGKDDIQLGVNETLEDTAKVVGSMVDGIMARVDGHHEIETLAKNSSVPVINALSDLYHPTQILADLLTLLETYDPLPTPEINFSEGIHTSVLNYYRSALDPVKTLTGKKLALVGDTNNITNELLVTLPRFGMTFSVASPDGYDKVDERVWSKITEAQTDKLITLTNSPAEALKDADVVVTDTWISMGQEAEKVARLEAFKGYQITNQMVQDAGAKQDWKFMHCLPRKQEEVNDEVFYGERSLAFPQAENRKWTIMAVFDALIGQFKMP